One Streptomyces fagopyri DNA window includes the following coding sequences:
- a CDS encoding transposase family protein, whose product MASAVVQVEARSTARQASCPGCGRWSGRKHGSCLRFPRDLPAAGTFVVVSLRVRRFVCAESSCPRKTFADRFRGSLAGSADAPSGCDRRWSPSVSRSRVGLAPR is encoded by the coding sequence ATGGCCAGCGCGGTTGTACAAGTCGAGGCCCGGAGCACGGCCAGGCAGGCGTCCTGTCCGGGCTGCGGGCGGTGGTCGGGGCGAAAGCATGGTTCCTGTCTACGCTTTCCTCGTGATCTGCCGGCGGCTGGCACGTTCGTCGTGGTGTCGTTAAGGGTGCGACGGTTCGTCTGCGCTGAGAGCTCCTGTCCTCGCAAGACCTTTGCCGACAGGTTCCGGGGTTCACTCGCCGGTTCGGCCGACGCACCGAGCGGCTGCGATCGACGTTGGTCCCCGTCGGTCTCTCGCTCCCGGGTCGGGCTGGCGCCCAGATGA